A stretch of Pseudomonas sp. CCC3.1 DNA encodes these proteins:
- the acs gene encoding acetate--CoA ligase, with amino-acid sequence MSAASLYPVRPEVAANTLTDEATYKAMYQQSVVNPDGFWRDQAKRLDWIKPFTTVKQTSFDDHHVDIKWFADGTLNVSYNCLDRHLAERGDQVAIIWEGDDPSEQRNITYRELHEEVCKLANALRGQDVHRGDVVTIYMPMVPEAVVAMLACTRIGAIHSVVFGGFSPEALAGRIIDCKSKVVITADEGVRGGKRTALKANVDVALTNPDTSSVQKIIVFKRTGGDIAWYKHRDIWYHDLMAVASTHCAPKEMGAEEALFILYTSGSTGKPKGVQHTTGGYLLYAALTHERVFDYRPGEVYWCTADVGWVTGHTYIVYGPLANGATTVLFEGVPNYPDITRVSKIVDKHKVNILYTAPTAIRAMMAEGQAAVKDADGSSLRLLGSVGEPINPEAWNWYYTTVGKERCPIVDTWWQTETGACMMSPLPGAHALKPGSAARPFFGVVPGLVDNLGNLIEGAAEGNLVILDSWPGQARTLYGDHDRFVDTYFKTFRGMYFTGDGARRDEDGYYWITGRVDDVLNVSGHRMGTAEIESAMVAHPKVAEAAVVGVPHDIKGQGIYVYVTLNGGEEPSEALRLELKNWVRKEIGPIASPDVIQWAPGLPKTRSGKIMRRILRKIATGEYDGLGDISTLADPGVVQHLVETHKSMKVA; translated from the coding sequence ATGAGTGCCGCTTCCCTGTATCCCGTACGCCCTGAAGTTGCAGCCAATACGCTGACGGATGAGGCGACCTACAAGGCGATGTACCAGCAGTCCGTCGTCAACCCGGATGGCTTCTGGCGTGATCAAGCCAAGCGTCTTGACTGGATCAAGCCGTTCACGACTGTCAAACAGACCTCCTTCGATGACCACCATGTCGACATCAAATGGTTTGCGGACGGCACTCTTAACGTTTCCTACAATTGCCTGGACCGCCACCTTGCCGAGCGCGGCGATCAGGTCGCGATCATCTGGGAGGGCGATGACCCTTCCGAGCAGCGCAACATTACCTACCGTGAACTGCACGAAGAAGTGTGCAAACTGGCCAACGCCCTGCGCGGCCAGGACGTACACCGTGGCGATGTTGTGACTATCTATATGCCCATGGTGCCTGAGGCGGTTGTCGCCATGCTGGCCTGTACCCGCATCGGCGCGATTCACTCAGTGGTGTTCGGTGGCTTCTCGCCTGAAGCGCTGGCCGGCCGGATCATCGACTGCAAATCCAAAGTGGTGATCACGGCCGACGAAGGCGTACGTGGCGGCAAGCGCACAGCGCTGAAGGCTAATGTCGACGTGGCACTGACCAACCCTGACACCTCAAGCGTGCAGAAAATCATCGTGTTCAAGCGTACCGGCGGCGACATTGCCTGGTACAAACACCGTGACATTTGGTATCACGATTTGATGGCAGTGGCTTCGACCCACTGCGCGCCCAAAGAAATGGGCGCAGAAGAAGCGCTGTTCATCCTCTATACCTCCGGCTCCACGGGCAAACCAAAAGGTGTGCAGCACACCACCGGCGGTTACCTGCTGTATGCCGCGCTGACCCATGAGCGTGTGTTCGATTACCGTCCGGGCGAAGTCTACTGGTGCACGGCTGACGTGGGCTGGGTGACTGGCCACACTTACATCGTCTACGGCCCGCTGGCCAACGGTGCGACCACCGTGTTGTTTGAAGGGGTGCCGAACTACCCGGACATCACCCGGGTGTCGAAAATCGTCGACAAGCACAAGGTCAACATCCTCTACACCGCGCCAACGGCCATTCGCGCCATGATGGCCGAAGGTCAGGCGGCCGTTAAAGATGCTGATGGCTCCAGCTTGCGCCTGCTGGGTTCGGTGGGCGAGCCGATTAACCCCGAGGCCTGGAACTGGTACTACACGACTGTCGGTAAAGAGCGCTGCCCGATTGTGGATACCTGGTGGCAGACCGAAACCGGCGCTTGCATGATGAGCCCGCTGCCGGGTGCACACGCACTCAAGCCAGGGTCTGCGGCGCGTCCGTTCTTTGGCGTGGTGCCAGGCCTGGTAGACAACCTGGGCAACCTGATCGAAGGCGCGGCCGAGGGCAATCTGGTGATTCTGGATTCGTGGCCGGGTCAGGCGCGTACCTTGTACGGCGATCACGATCGCTTCGTTGATACCTACTTCAAGACCTTCCGTGGCATGTACTTCACGGGTGATGGCGCGCGTCGCGATGAAGACGGTTACTACTGGATCACCGGCCGTGTGGACGACGTGCTCAACGTGTCGGGCCACCGCATGGGCACCGCTGAAATCGAAAGCGCGATGGTTGCGCACCCTAAAGTCGCCGAAGCTGCCGTTGTTGGCGTGCCGCATGACATCAAAGGGCAGGGCATTTATGTCTACGTCACGCTAAATGGTGGCGAAGAGCCAAGCGAAGCGTTGCGTCTGGAGTTGAAAAACTGGGTGCGCAAAGAGATTGGTCCGATTGCCTCGCCTGATGTCATTCAGTGGGCGCCGGGCTTGCCGAAGACACGCTCGGGCAAAATCATGCGTCGGATTTTGCGCAAAATTGCCACCGGTGAATATGACGGTCTGGGCGATATTTCGACCCTGGCGGATCCGGGCGTGGTGCAACATTTGGTTGAAACCCACAAGAGCATGAAGGTCGCGTAA
- a CDS encoding DUF2790 domain-containing protein — protein MKALLVLALSSVCLSAFADEASTQVSQQKPAVEQYSYSSELDIAKVISMSEIPSVCEVVPAQMVYLDSHGMQHTLEYRVMGNGCSNG, from the coding sequence ATGAAAGCGTTGTTAGTTCTGGCCCTCAGCAGTGTGTGTTTAAGCGCTTTTGCTGATGAAGCAAGTACTCAGGTTTCGCAGCAAAAACCAGCCGTAGAACAGTATTCCTACTCTTCCGAACTTGATATTGCCAAAGTGATTTCCATGAGCGAGATCCCCAGTGTTTGTGAGGTAGTACCGGCTCAAATGGTTTATCTGGACTCGCACGGCATGCAGCACACCCTTGAATACCGCGTCATGGGCAACGGCTGCTCCAACGGTTGA
- a CDS encoding heme utilization protein, with product MKRALIMALSLSVLAGTAFAADGYDRTHSATFAEDGYNNTRSATFAEDGYDNTRSATFAEDGYDNTRSAAFAEDGYDRTNGHRLS from the coding sequence ATGAAACGCGCTTTAATCATGGCTTTAAGCTTGTCTGTACTTGCCGGCACTGCCTTTGCTGCTGACGGTTATGACCGCACTCATTCGGCTACTTTCGCCGAAGACGGCTACAACAACACCCGCTCGGCCACTTTCGCCGAAGACGGCTACGACAACACCCGCTCGGCCACTTTCGCTGAAGACGGCTACGACAACACCCGCTCGGCCGCTTTCGCTGAAGACGGCTACGATCGCACCAATGGTCATCGTTTGAGCTAA
- a CDS encoding ribonucleotide-diphosphate reductase subunit beta — translation MLSWDEFDKEDEGEVAVKGANAGHATEANMDRLDTAGGVAAQEARAVTATDSAAIKRAKAALDNLDIAEGLAELEGASARVAVDEKMMINCRADLNQLVPFKYDWAWQKYLDGCANHWMPQEVNMTADIALWKNPEGLTDDERRIVMRNLGFFSTADSLVANNLVLAVYRLITNPECRQYILRQAFEEAIHTHAYQYCIESLAMDEGEIFNMYHEIPSVAKKATWGLKYTRSISDPKFETGTVETDKELLRNLIAYYCVLEGIFFYCGFTQILSMGRRNKMTGVAEQFQYILRDESMHLNFGIDVINQIKIENPHLWDAEMKEEASQMILQGTQLEIEYARDTMPRGVLGMNAAMMEDYLKFIANRRLSQIGLKEEYPGTTNPFPWMSEIMDLKKEKNFFETRVIEYQTGGALSWD, via the coding sequence ATGCTGAGCTGGGACGAATTCGACAAAGAAGACGAAGGCGAAGTCGCTGTTAAAGGCGCCAACGCTGGCCACGCGACCGAAGCCAATATGGACCGCCTTGACACCGCAGGCGGCGTTGCAGCCCAGGAAGCCCGTGCAGTCACTGCCACCGACTCCGCTGCAATCAAGCGCGCCAAGGCAGCTCTGGACAACCTCGACATCGCTGAAGGTCTGGCCGAACTCGAAGGCGCCAGCGCTCGCGTGGCTGTCGACGAAAAAATGATGATCAACTGCCGCGCCGACCTTAACCAGCTCGTACCGTTCAAGTATGACTGGGCGTGGCAGAAGTATCTGGACGGTTGCGCAAACCACTGGATGCCGCAAGAAGTCAACATGACCGCCGACATCGCCCTCTGGAAAAACCCCGAAGGCCTGACCGACGACGAACGCCGCATCGTGATGCGTAACCTGGGCTTCTTCTCCACAGCTGACTCCCTGGTTGCCAACAACCTGGTGCTGGCCGTGTACCGCCTGATCACCAACCCGGAATGCCGCCAGTACATCCTGCGCCAGGCGTTCGAAGAGGCGATCCACACCCACGCCTACCAATACTGCATCGAATCGCTGGCCATGGATGAAGGCGAGATCTTCAACATGTACCACGAGATCCCGTCGGTCGCTAAAAAGGCCACCTGGGGTCTGAAGTACACCCGCTCGATCTCGGATCCGAAGTTCGAAACCGGCACCGTTGAGACCGACAAAGAGCTGCTGCGCAACCTGATCGCCTACTACTGCGTTCTGGAAGGCATCTTCTTCTACTGCGGCTTCACCCAGATCCTGTCGATGGGTCGCCGCAACAAGATGACCGGCGTTGCCGAGCAGTTCCAGTACATCCTGCGTGACGAATCCATGCACCTGAACTTCGGCATCGATGTGATCAACCAGATCAAAATCGAAAACCCGCACCTGTGGGACGCCGAAATGAAGGAAGAAGCTTCGCAGATGATCCTGCAAGGCACCCAGCTTGAGATCGAATACGCACGTGACACCATGCCACGCGGCGTACTGGGCATGAACGCGGCCATGATGGAGGACTACCTCAAGTTCATCGCCAACCGCCGCCTGTCGCAAATCGGTCTGAAAGAAGAGTACCCAGGCACCACTAACCCATTCCCATGGATGAGCGAAATCATGGACTTGAAGAAAGAGAAAAACTTCTTCGAGACGCGGGTTATTGAGTACCAAACTGGCGGCGCACTGAGCTGGGATTGA
- a CDS encoding XRE family transcriptional regulator: protein MPNLAMRSTFERIVINQFTPLHCAQAREMLGWSVEDLSELSKVSVPAIQRFEADGPIRDVTRLALAYCLEAEGLVFFPGFAPGRGGNVRGTTPDPIGREDFALIE, encoded by the coding sequence ATGCCCAACTTAGCCATGCGCAGCACGTTTGAACGAATCGTCATCAACCAATTCACCCCGCTGCACTGCGCACAAGCCCGTGAAATGCTCGGCTGGAGCGTCGAAGATCTGAGTGAGCTGTCCAAGGTCTCGGTTCCGGCGATTCAACGCTTTGAAGCTGACGGTCCCATCCGCGATGTCACACGGCTTGCGCTGGCTTACTGCCTGGAAGCCGAAGGCTTGGTGTTCTTTCCCGGCTTTGCACCGGGCCGAGGCGGCAATGTTCGGGGCACCACTCCCGACCCGATAGGTCGGGAAGACTTCGCCCTCATCGAGTAA